In Cognatishimia sp. WU-CL00825, one genomic interval encodes:
- a CDS encoding cytochrome c, which translates to MRLQEAMIGLVLVCAAGNAAAEQFLPYKDPTRVQNGKGIYQEYCAACHGRDLQGQKNWRERDHEGLLPAPPHDESGHTWHHGDLLLFQITKYGSAAVVGGDYQSNMPGFASDLTDQDILDVLGFIKSTWSQHAVDIQNARN; encoded by the coding sequence ATGAGATTACAAGAGGCCATGATTGGGCTGGTGTTGGTTTGTGCGGCGGGAAATGCCGCAGCAGAGCAATTTCTACCCTATAAGGACCCTACGCGCGTTCAAAACGGTAAAGGTATTTATCAAGAGTATTGTGCCGCGTGTCATGGTCGCGATTTGCAGGGGCAGAAGAACTGGCGCGAGCGGGATCATGAGGGACTGTTGCCTGCCCCACCTCATGATGAAAGTGGTCACACGTGGCATCATGGGGATCTTTTGCTGTTTCAGATCACAAAATATGGGTCTGCCGCCGTCGTTGGTGGGGATTATCAAAGCAATATGCCTGGATTTGCGTCTGATTTGACAGACCAGGACATTTTGGACGTGCTGGGTTTTATCAAGAGCACATGGTCGCAACATGCGGTCGACATTCAAAACGCACGAAATTAG
- a CDS encoding NYN domain-containing protein produces the protein MFYKDERLALFIDGSNLYAAAKSLGFDIDYKLLRTEFMRRGKLLRAFYYTALLENDEYSPIRPLVDWLHYNGFTMVTKPAKEYTDSQGRRKVKGNMDIELAVDAMELAPHVDHIVLFSGDGDFRPLIASLQRKGVRVSVVSTIRSQPPMISDELRRQADNFIELEGLKDVIGRPPRDPVPGEREMEYTPVS, from the coding sequence ATGTTTTACAAGGACGAACGGCTTGCGCTGTTCATTGATGGTTCAAACCTGTATGCGGCGGCCAAATCGCTCGGGTTTGACATCGACTACAAGCTCCTTCGGACCGAGTTTATGCGACGTGGCAAACTGCTGCGCGCATTCTACTATACCGCACTTCTAGAGAATGACGAATACTCTCCTATTCGCCCTCTAGTTGATTGGCTTCACTATAATGGTTTTACCATGGTGACCAAGCCGGCGAAGGAATATACCGATAGTCAAGGCCGCCGCAAAGTCAAAGGCAACATGGATATTGAACTGGCCGTGGACGCGATGGAGCTTGCTCCGCACGTTGACCACATTGTGCTGTTTTCGGGCGATGGGGATTTCCGCCCGCTGATAGCCAGCCTGCAACGAAAGGGCGTCCGCGTCTCTGTTGTATCAACCATCCGCAGCCAACCTCCCATGATCTCTGATGAATTGCGCCGCCAAGCGGACAACTTTATCGAGCTAGAGGGACTTAAAGACGTGATTGGTAGACCACCTCGCGACCCGGTGCCCGGAGAACGTGAAATGGAATATACGCCAGTTTCTTAA